The Castellaniella sp. genome includes a window with the following:
- the obgE gene encoding GTPase ObgE: MKFVDEATIEVVAGKGGNGVASFRREKFIPMGGPDGGDGGRGGSILAVADRNINTLIDYRYARLHRAKNGENGRGSDQYGAGAPNIVLRVPVGTVVHDANTGEQLFDLAQHGQQVTLAAGGEGGLGNLHFKSSTNRAPRQFTPGREGEERRLRLELKVLADVGLLGMPNAGKSTLIARVSNAKPKIADYPFTTLHPNLGVVRTSPAHSFVIADIPGLIEGASEGAGLGHQFLRHLSRTRVLLHLLDVQSPDPDIDACAQAIQDARAIIQELHHYSPELAAKPRWLVLNKLDMVEDPGAVQARICQELDWNGPTFRISALTGDGTQALMSAIQSWLDEQQRAAHAHDEDPRFAADRTDDPS, encoded by the coding sequence ATGAAATTCGTAGACGAAGCCACCATCGAAGTCGTTGCCGGCAAGGGCGGCAACGGCGTTGCCAGTTTCCGCCGGGAAAAATTCATTCCCATGGGCGGTCCCGATGGCGGCGACGGCGGGCGCGGCGGCTCCATCTTGGCGGTGGCCGATCGCAATATCAATACCCTGATCGACTATCGCTATGCCCGCCTGCACCGCGCCAAAAATGGCGAAAATGGCCGCGGGTCGGACCAATATGGGGCTGGGGCGCCGAACATCGTCCTGCGTGTCCCGGTCGGCACCGTCGTACACGACGCCAACACCGGCGAACAACTGTTCGATCTGGCCCAGCACGGCCAGCAGGTCACGCTGGCCGCCGGCGGCGAGGGCGGACTGGGCAATCTGCACTTCAAGTCCAGCACAAACCGTGCACCCCGCCAATTCACCCCAGGGCGCGAGGGCGAGGAACGCCGCCTGCGGCTGGAACTCAAGGTCCTGGCGGATGTGGGCCTGCTGGGCATGCCCAATGCGGGCAAATCGACACTGATCGCCCGGGTCTCCAACGCCAAACCAAAGATTGCCGATTACCCCTTCACGACGCTGCACCCCAACCTGGGGGTAGTGCGGACATCGCCTGCGCACAGCTTCGTCATTGCCGACATCCCCGGTCTGATCGAGGGCGCCTCCGAAGGCGCCGGCCTGGGGCATCAATTTCTGCGACACCTCAGCCGCACGCGCGTGCTGCTGCATCTGCTGGACGTGCAATCCCCCGATCCCGACATCGACGCCTGCGCCCAGGCCATCCAGGATGCGCGTGCCATCATCCAGGAACTGCACCACTACAGCCCGGAACTCGCGGCCAAGCCGCGCTGGCTGGTGCTCAATAAGCTTGATATGGTCGAAGACCCGGGCGCCGTGCAGGCACGCATCTGCCAGGAACTGGATTGGAACGGCCCAACCTTCAGGATCTCGGCGCTGACAGGCGATGGCACCCAGGCCTTGATGAGCGCCATCCAGTCGTGGCTGGACGAGCAGCAACGCGCCGCCCACGCCCACGA